In a genomic window of Peptococcus niger:
- a CDS encoding DUF5684 domain-containing protein — protein sequence MDSYGGAGGGDIFTLIIGIVVALVMIAGMWKMFSKAGEPGWASIIPFYNAYVLFKITWGSGIKFLLLLIPIANFVILIMTQIKLAKAFGKSTGFAVGLILLSPIFYVILGFDSSEYLGVPVTTVTQNN from the coding sequence ATGGATTCTTATGGAGGAGCAGGCGGAGGAGATATTTTCACCCTCATTATCGGTATTGTCGTTGCACTTGTTATGATTGCAGGAATGTGGAAGATGTTCAGCAAAGCCGGCGAACCGGGATGGGCATCTATAATCCCTTTTTACAATGCCTATGTACTTTTTAAAATAACCTGGGGAAGCGGCATCAAGTTTCTTCTCTTGCTGATTCCTATCGCCAACTTCGTTATACTCATCATGACCCAGATAAAACTCGCAAAAGCCTTTGGAAAAAGCACTGGTTTTGCCGTCGGCTTGATACTCTTGTCTCCTATCTTCTATGTGATACTTGGATTTGACAGTTCAGAATACCTGGGAGTCCCCGTCACCACAGTTACTCAAAATAATTAA